One Ammoniphilus sp. CFH 90114 genomic window carries:
- a CDS encoding DUF1385 domain-containing protein, with translation MFGGRKVIVTAIRRNDDTIEYFEEERKANPVLNKFKKIPFVRGIVGLIEASANGSKHLNFSTERYDVTPGEEQLEEDKDSSWNLTMILGVAVVGVLSFIFGKLIFTIAPAVLADVLFTRWVTNNILQNLIEGVIKILLLLAYLFAISQTPLIKRLFQYHGAEHKVINTYEAGVPLTVDNVQGFSRLHYRCGSSFIIFTVIVGVVIYSFFQYDTLWERIYQRILLLPVVIGVSYEVLQFSNKLRDVPLLRILGYPGLWLQKLTTKEPEDKQVEVAIASFEKMIEMDRGAEFNKQVATTG, from the coding sequence ATGTTTGGCGGCCGCAAGGTCATCGTGACGGCCATCCGAAGAAATGATGATACCATCGAATATTTTGAAGAGGAAAGAAAAGCAAACCCTGTCTTAAACAAATTTAAGAAAATACCTTTTGTCCGAGGAATTGTCGGGTTAATTGAAGCAAGTGCCAATGGTTCCAAACACCTTAACTTCTCTACGGAGAGATATGACGTCACCCCTGGGGAAGAGCAACTAGAAGAGGATAAGGACTCATCCTGGAATTTAACCATGATCCTTGGGGTAGCCGTAGTCGGTGTTCTCTCGTTTATCTTTGGTAAGCTCATCTTTACCATTGCACCAGCCGTTTTAGCGGATGTCCTGTTTACTCGCTGGGTCACCAACAACATTTTACAGAATCTTATAGAAGGTGTAATTAAGATCCTCCTTTTATTAGCGTATCTATTCGCCATATCCCAAACTCCATTGATAAAGAGATTGTTTCAGTACCATGGCGCAGAACATAAAGTGATTAATACGTATGAGGCAGGAGTGCCACTAACCGTAGATAATGTCCAGGGGTTTTCAAGACTTCACTACCGATGCGGTAGCAGCTTTATTATTTTCACCGTTATCGTAGGTGTCGTTATCTACTCCTTCTTCCAGTATGACACGTTATGGGAAAGGATATATCAGCGAATTCTTCTTCTTCCTGTGGTCATCGGGGTATCCTATGAAGTTTTACAATTCAGCAACAAGCTCCGTGATGTTCCTTTGCTTAGGATCTTAGGATATCCAGGACTTTGGCTGCAGAAGCTGACAACAAAGGAACCGGAAGATAAGCAAGTAGAAGTTGCGATCGCTTCCTTTGAGAAGATGATAGAGATGGACAGAGGAGCAGAATTCAATAAACAAGTCGCTACAACAGGTTAA
- a CDS encoding cytochrome c, with protein MKRIVSIALSTTLIAALAACGGGGGDQAAPAPAPAPAEQQQPAAGGGGTVDATAAEAKYNQGCAACHGADLSGGAGPALKQVGAKLSEEQILGIINNGQGGMPPKMLQGADAELVAAWLAEHK; from the coding sequence ATGAAGCGTATTGTTTCGATAGCATTAAGTACCACTCTTATCGCCGCATTAGCAGCCTGTGGTGGTGGAGGCGGTGATCAAGCAGCCCCAGCACCTGCACCTGCTCCTGCAGAGCAGCAACAACCGGCAGCTGGCGGCGGTGGTACGGTGGATGCAACAGCTGCTGAGGCGAAATATAACCAAGGATGTGCAGCTTGTCACGGCGCCGATCTGTCCGGTGGCGCAGGACCTGCCCTTAAACAGGTTGGGGCTAAACTGTCCGAGGAGCAAATACTTGGTATTATCAATAATGGTCAAGGTGGCATGCCTCCAAAGATGCTCCAAGGTGCCGATGCTGAACTCGTTGCGGCTTGGTTAGCCGAGCACAAATAA
- a CDS encoding YqhR family membrane protein, with product MKEESMQDVKMRKIKAAMIIGGIGGAFWTMLGYVAYFMNFTKVGPSLFVTPFFQPELVDRPLAQFTGVGFATVLSILVALAYVFTLARFYSPWIGIGLGVGGFGFFYYVLNPLIGFTNKPIHVLGMNTFTTELCLFILWGLFVGFSLSTEFASKEGAAR from the coding sequence ATGAAAGAAGAAAGTATGCAAGATGTCAAAATGCGTAAGATTAAAGCCGCAATGATTATTGGGGGAATTGGGGGCGCCTTTTGGACGATGCTTGGCTATGTTGCCTACTTTATGAATTTCACGAAGGTAGGACCTTCCTTATTTGTGACCCCTTTTTTCCAGCCCGAGTTGGTGGATCGACCGTTAGCCCAGTTTACAGGTGTTGGGTTTGCAACCGTACTTTCTATTTTAGTGGCTCTAGCCTATGTTTTTACCTTAGCTAGGTTCTATTCTCCATGGATAGGCATTGGCCTTGGAGTAGGAGGTTTCGGTTTTTTTTATTATGTTTTGAATCCATTAATCGGTTTCACTAATAAGCCGATTCATGTGTTGGGAATGAATACATTTACCACGGAGTTATGCTTATTTATCCTCTGGGGATTATTCGTTGGATTTTCTCTATCCACCGAGTTTGCAAGTAAAGAAGGAGCGGCAAGGTAG
- the aroQ gene encoding type II 3-dehydroquinate dehydratase, which produces MPTFLIINGPNLNMLGRREPSVYGYETLGDVEQRLVKQAEGLQDCRLRFFQSNHEGEIIDRIHEAFQTLDGIIINPGAFTHYSYAIRDAIAAVNMPVIEVHISNVHKREEFRHHSVISPVVIGQIVGLGTKGYELALTALYDHVTGGDHT; this is translated from the coding sequence ATGCCAACCTTTCTTATTATTAATGGGCCTAATCTGAATATGCTGGGCCGAAGAGAACCGAGTGTCTATGGATACGAGACGTTAGGGGATGTAGAGCAGCGCTTAGTAAAACAAGCGGAAGGACTCCAAGATTGCAGGCTTCGATTTTTCCAATCGAATCATGAAGGAGAAATTATTGATAGAATCCATGAAGCCTTCCAAACTTTGGACGGTATCATTATTAATCCTGGGGCCTTCACCCATTATAGTTATGCCATAAGAGATGCAATTGCGGCCGTTAATATGCCGGTTATTGAGGTCCATATTTCCAATGTTCATAAGAGAGAAGAATTCCGTCACCATTCCGTCATTTCACCTGTGGTTATTGGACAGATTGTAGGGTTGGGTACTAAAGGGTATGAATTAGCATTAACAGCTCTATACGATCATGTAACCGGAGGTGACCACACATGA
- a CDS encoding Xaa-Pro peptidase family protein: protein MMKNRLWQLREKMEKQGLDSLLITSLLNRRYLSGFTGSAGYLLITLDKALLLTDFRYEDQAADQAPDFEVIRHQGTLLEEVGKQLQITQPSKIGFEKQYVSYALYEGLQACGANGDWIGTQGIVEELRMIKSADEIAVIKQACQMADNTFKHILGFIKPGVSERDVALEIEFYMRKLGAKSSSFDIIVASGQRGALPHGVASDKVIQSGELVTMDFGAYYNGYISDLTRTVAVGEPNEKLREIYETVLKAQLRGVTEIRPGLTGKEADALTREVITEAGYGECFGHSTGHGIGLEVHEGPGLSSKSDVVLKPGMVVTVEPGIYLSQLGGVRIEDDILITENGCEIITQSTKELIIL from the coding sequence ATGATGAAGAATCGATTATGGCAATTAAGAGAAAAGATGGAGAAGCAAGGGCTAGATAGCCTACTCATCACAAGTCTATTGAACCGGAGATACCTAAGTGGCTTTACCGGTAGTGCAGGTTACTTGCTCATTACCTTAGATAAGGCTCTGTTGCTCACTGATTTTCGTTATGAAGACCAAGCGGCTGATCAGGCTCCAGATTTTGAAGTGATTCGTCATCAAGGAACTTTGCTTGAAGAGGTTGGAAAACAATTGCAAATCACTCAACCATCCAAGATTGGTTTCGAAAAGCAGTATGTCTCTTATGCTTTGTATGAGGGACTACAAGCTTGCGGAGCCAACGGGGATTGGATCGGGACTCAGGGGATTGTTGAGGAACTCCGAATGATCAAATCTGCAGACGAAATTGCCGTAATCAAACAAGCGTGCCAGATGGCAGACAATACCTTCAAGCATATTCTTGGATTTATTAAGCCTGGTGTGTCTGAACGCGATGTAGCCCTAGAAATCGAGTTTTATATGCGCAAACTAGGAGCAAAATCCTCTTCCTTTGATATCATTGTTGCTTCTGGACAGAGGGGCGCTTTACCACACGGAGTGGCTAGCGATAAAGTAATTCAATCCGGGGAACTTGTGACGATGGATTTTGGAGCTTATTACAATGGTTATATATCAGACTTGACGAGAACCGTTGCAGTTGGTGAGCCTAATGAGAAGCTTAGGGAAATTTATGAGACAGTCTTAAAAGCCCAGTTGAGAGGGGTTACTGAAATCAGGCCAGGTCTTACTGGCAAAGAAGCGGATGCCTTAACTCGAGAAGTGATTACGGAAGCTGGTTATGGTGAATGCTTCGGGCATAGCACTGGTCACGGAATAGGACTTGAAGTCCATGAGGGTCCTGGGTTATCATCTAAAAGTGATGTTGTACTTAAACCGGGCATGGTAGTGACTGTTGAACCAGGTATTTATCTTTCCCAGCTAGGTGGAGTGCGGATTGAGGATGATATCCTCATCACGGAGAATGGTTGTGAGATCATTACTCAATCAACGAAAGAGCTTATTATCTTATAA
- the efp gene encoding elongation factor P: MISVNDFRTGLTIEVDGDILQVIEFQHVKPGKGAAFVRAKLRNLRSGGIKETTFRGGEKVARARIETAEMQYLYVSGDEHVFMNTSTYDQVNIPETRLERELKFLLENMMVSIMQYEGEILGIQLPNTVELSVKETEPGIKGDTASGGSKPAVMETGLVVQVPFFINEGDKLSIDTRSGEYLSRA; encoded by the coding sequence ATGATTTCAGTTAACGATTTTCGTACCGGTCTTACAATAGAAGTAGACGGAGACATTCTGCAAGTAATTGAATTTCAGCATGTAAAACCTGGAAAAGGAGCGGCTTTTGTACGAGCAAAGCTAAGAAACCTTCGCAGCGGTGGTATTAAAGAAACTACATTCCGCGGCGGTGAGAAAGTAGCTAGAGCCCGTATTGAGACAGCCGAAATGCAATACTTGTATGTAAGTGGAGACGAGCATGTATTCATGAATACATCCACTTATGATCAAGTTAATATTCCAGAAACAAGATTGGAAAGAGAATTAAAATTCCTCCTAGAAAATATGATGGTATCCATCATGCAATACGAAGGTGAAATTTTAGGAATTCAACTTCCAAATACAGTAGAACTTTCGGTAAAGGAAACAGAACCAGGCATTAAGGGTGACACAGCTTCTGGTGGAAGTAAGCCAGCTGTAATGGAAACAGGTCTTGTTGTACAAGTTCCTTTCTTTATTAATGAAGGTGATAAGCTTTCGATTGATACAAGATCCGGAGAATATTTATCCCGCGCATAG
- a CDS encoding DUF441 domain-containing protein: MMTGELLLVALIIVGLLGRSNIIATAASLLLILKLTSLERYFPAVERRGLELGLLFLTMAVLVPFANEKINWKDVTPLFTTPYGIMALAGGAIATYMNGKGLDLLRMEPQMIVGLVVGSIFGIIFLRGIPVGPLMAAGITALFVKIAELLFLK; this comes from the coding sequence GTGATGACTGGAGAATTGCTGTTAGTTGCTTTAATTATTGTCGGTTTGCTCGGCCGATCCAACATAATAGCTACGGCAGCAAGTCTCTTGCTGATTTTAAAGTTAACTTCCCTTGAAAGGTATTTTCCTGCCGTAGAGCGAAGAGGCCTTGAACTAGGTTTGTTGTTTTTAACTATGGCCGTCTTGGTCCCTTTCGCAAATGAAAAGATCAATTGGAAAGATGTAACGCCTCTTTTTACAACACCTTACGGTATTATGGCCCTTGCGGGTGGAGCTATCGCCACTTATATGAATGGAAAAGGGCTTGATCTCTTAAGGATGGAGCCTCAGATGATTGTTGGACTGGTGGTAGGATCTATATTTGGAATCATCTTCCTAAGGGGTATACCCGTCGGGCCACTTATGGCTGCTGGGATTACTGCTCTCTTTGTGAAAATCGCTGAATTGTTGTTTCTGAAGTAG
- a CDS encoding 2-phosphosulfolactate phosphatase, which yields MKIDVVSQVDELKMDEIKNRTVIVIDVLRASSTVVTALAHGADEVIPVETVGQARQFQGSRYLLAGERYGKRILGFPFSNSPTEMCTAPLSESSLVLTTTNGTRAIQKSLKADSVLIGSFLNGKACAELAGKFRRDVTILCAGSRQHFALEDGLAAGYILSLLLQQFPDAITNDLGQAMFAAYEYHKDHLTNTLQETATGKRLLQAGNLADIQFCSQIDIYPFVPFLKAESLTIFTSKEEQVEK from the coding sequence TTGAAAATCGATGTGGTTTCCCAAGTAGATGAATTAAAGATGGATGAGATTAAGAACCGTACTGTCATTGTGATAGATGTTCTTCGTGCATCCAGTACGGTCGTTACAGCCTTAGCTCATGGGGCTGATGAAGTAATTCCTGTCGAGACCGTAGGCCAGGCCAGACAATTTCAAGGAAGCCGTTATCTATTAGCGGGCGAACGCTATGGCAAGCGAATACTTGGATTTCCATTTTCAAATTCTCCAACGGAGATGTGTACAGCCCCATTATCTGAAAGCTCGCTTGTCTTAACGACAACCAACGGGACACGAGCTATTCAGAAGTCGTTGAAAGCGGACTCTGTTCTGATTGGCTCCTTCTTGAATGGTAAGGCTTGTGCTGAACTTGCTGGAAAATTTCGCAGAGATGTGACGATCCTTTGTGCTGGGTCGCGTCAACACTTCGCCTTAGAAGATGGCTTAGCTGCCGGCTATATTTTATCCCTTCTATTACAACAGTTTCCTGATGCCATAACCAATGATTTAGGGCAAGCCATGTTTGCAGCCTATGAGTACCATAAGGACCATTTGACCAACACCCTACAAGAAACGGCCACAGGAAAGCGACTTTTGCAAGCTGGAAACCTTGCTGATATTCAATTTTGCTCACAAATCGATATCTACCCCTTTGTCCCCTTCCTTAAGGCCGAATCACTGACCATCTTCACTTCGAAAGAAGAGCAAGTAGAGAAATAA